One stretch of Zonotrichia leucophrys gambelii isolate GWCS_2022_RI chromosome 13, RI_Zleu_2.0, whole genome shotgun sequence DNA includes these proteins:
- the LOC135453722 gene encoding neuropeptide Y receptor type 6-like yields MDKAVQHPSEILNQTISNISLSQFLNFDTCHLSSLAEFLLITAYTLVTLVGLVGNLCLIIIIKRRKEAQNVTNILIANLSLSDVLICIMCIPVTVAYTLMDHWIFGEAMCKIGSFIQSLSVSVSIFSLVLIAIERYQLIVNPRGWKPNISHAYWGILFIWGLSLIISTPFLVFHQITDEPFKHLSFHSDFYKNKVACIEAWPSLTERLIFTTSLLVFQYCFPLGFIFICYLRIFVCLRRRRGKIDRMRENENRLSENKRINMMLVSIVVTFAACWLPLNIFNVVFDWNYEALMSCNHNLAFTICHLVAMISTCINPIFYGFLNRNFQKDLVVLAHHCRCSASQEEYENIALSNLQTDASKGSLKLNNPHVDI; encoded by the coding sequence ATGGATAAAGCTGTTCAGCACCCCAGCGAGATCCTGAACCAAACTATCTCTAACATTAGCCTCTCTCAGTTCTTGAACTTTGATACATGCCACCTTTCCTCCCTTGCAGAATTCTTGCTGATTACAGCTTACACGCTGGTTACACTGGTGGGGCTCGTTGGAAATCTTTGcttaattattataataaagaGACGGAAAGAAGCTCAAAATGTCACCAACATTTTGATTGCCAACCTCTCTTTATCAGATGTCCTGATCTGTATCATGTGCATTCCTGTCACAGTGGCATACACCTTAATGGACCACTGGATATTTGGGGAGGCAATGTGTAAAATTGGCTCTTTCATACAAAGCCTGTCTGTCTCAGTCTCCATTTTCTCACTTGTACTCATTGCTATTGAGAGATATCAGTTAATTGTGAACCCCCGTGGCTGGAAGCCCAATATTTCACATGCTTATTGGGGAATTCTTTTCATCTGGGGGCTTTCCCTCATCATATCCACTCCTTTTTTAGTATTCCACCAAATAACAGATGAGCCCTTCAAACATTTGTCCTTCCACAGTGATTTCTACAAGAACAAGGTGGCTTGCATCGAGGCATGGCCATCTCTTACAGAGAGGCTGATTTTCACCACCAGCCTGCTGGTTTTCCAGTACTGCTTCCCACTGGGCTTTATTTTTATCTGCTATCTCAGGATATTTGTGTGTCTTCGAAGGAGAAGGGGTAAAATAGACAGGATGAGAGAGAATGAGAACAGGCTGAGTGAAAACAAAAGGATCAATATGATGTTGGTGTCAATCGTGGTGACCTTTGCAGCTTGCTGGCTGCCTCTCAATATATTCAATGTGGTTTTTGACTGGAATTACGAGGCACTAATGAGCTGTAATCACAACCTGGCATTTACAATCTGCCACCTTGTGGCCATGATCTCGACATGTATCAATCCCATCTTTTATGGATTTCTGAACAGGAACTTCCAGAAGGATTTGGTAGTGCTAGCTCACCACTGCAGGTGCTCAGCATCACAAGAGGAATATGAAAATATTGCCCTTTCAAACCTGCAAACAGATGCATCTAAGGGGTCTCTGAAGTTAAATAATCCCCATGTGGATATATAA